From the Halalkalicoccus sp. CGA53 genome, one window contains:
- a CDS encoding FkbM family methyltransferase, producing MTGRREGGPRAALSRLRRALSEPEQASRFLERRIAELVALARVPRPGAIAAYLFAGATGLRPYDRYLRYLAWRCGGTIAREIAGSEMVLDLADAGLSRELWLYGVREETTVERFEEELSILRSEVDGPVGVIEIGANLGYFALAEARSLGERAEIVAFEPDPRNRSLLRETLARNGLGDVTVEPYALGASDADATLSASTHSNRNRIEPRREHRGPLSLTGETREVAMRSVDSYLRSTGRSPDSVHVVRMDVEGYETEILQGMRSLFEAEGPLLLFVEVHPGLLSEVEFERFVSTLCDHGFELRCAISEGISARPFDGTLDVPDLRSIPSVGRSGFKLFVKRSGE from the coding sequence GTGACGGGACGCCGAGAGGGCGGGCCGCGCGCGGCGCTCTCCCGGCTCAGACGTGCGCTCTCCGAGCCCGAGCAGGCCTCCCGGTTCCTCGAGCGGAGGATCGCGGAGCTCGTCGCCCTCGCGAGAGTGCCACGACCCGGAGCGATCGCCGCGTACCTCTTCGCGGGCGCGACGGGGCTCCGTCCGTACGACCGCTACCTCCGGTACCTCGCCTGGCGGTGTGGAGGGACGATCGCTCGAGAGATCGCGGGCTCCGAGATGGTCCTCGACCTCGCCGACGCGGGGCTCTCGCGCGAGCTGTGGCTCTACGGCGTTCGCGAGGAGACCACCGTCGAGCGCTTCGAGGAGGAGCTCTCGATCCTCCGATCGGAGGTCGACGGCCCCGTCGGCGTCATCGAGATCGGTGCGAACCTCGGCTACTTCGCGCTCGCGGAGGCGCGATCGCTCGGCGAGCGCGCGGAGATCGTCGCGTTCGAACCCGATCCCCGGAACCGGTCGCTGCTGCGCGAGACCCTCGCGAGAAACGGGCTCGGCGACGTCACCGTCGAGCCGTACGCGCTCGGCGCGAGCGACGCCGACGCCACGCTCTCCGCCTCGACACACTCGAACCGGAACCGGATCGAACCCCGACGCGAACACCGGGGCCCCCTCTCGCTGACGGGCGAGACCCGGGAGGTGGCGATGCGGTCGGTCGACAGCTATCTCCGCTCGACCGGCCGTTCCCCCGACTCCGTCCACGTCGTCCGGATGGACGTCGAGGGCTACGAGACGGAGATCCTGCAGGGGATGCGCTCGCTGTTCGAGGCCGAGGGCCCCCTCCTGCTCTTCGTTGAGGTCCACCCGGGCCTCCTGAGCGAAGTCGAGTTCGAGCGGTTCGTCTCGACGCTCTGTGACCACGGCTTCGAGCTCCGGTGTGCGATCTCCGAGGGGATCTCCGCGCGACCGTTCGACGGCACGCTCGACGTCCCCGACCTCCGTTCGATCCCCTCCGTGGGGCGATCGGGGTTCAAGCTGTTCGTCAAACGGTCGGGGGAGTAG
- a CDS encoding BKACE family enzyme has translation MSYDDYLDRKKLILTVATTGAIHGKDANPNLPEQPEEIAREVRRCEELGAAIAHVHSRDEYGENDYGRIQEVNDAIRAECDDVIIQNTTGGQSAYEKRVQGIRTDPLPEMASLDMGPFNRDRHIITEHTRHNIDALATEMQEKGIKPELEAFNNGHLNEVYRLIETGLLEEPYYINLIFGYGTFSIPHPRNVLTLVESLPEGAEFNLLAVGPHQLPLTTLAILLGGHVRIGMEDNLYYERGVKARSNAQLVERTVRIAEGLGRDLATPEEARELLGMR, from the coding sequence ATGAGCTACGACGACTACCTCGATCGGAAGAAGTTGATCCTCACGGTCGCGACGACCGGGGCGATCCACGGAAAGGACGCCAACCCGAACCTCCCGGAACAGCCCGAGGAGATCGCCCGGGAGGTGAGACGGTGCGAAGAACTCGGGGCGGCGATCGCCCACGTCCACTCGCGCGACGAGTACGGCGAGAACGACTACGGGCGGATCCAGGAGGTCAACGACGCCATCAGGGCCGAGTGTGACGACGTCATCATCCAGAACACCACCGGGGGTCAGAGCGCCTACGAGAAGCGCGTCCAGGGGATCCGGACCGACCCCCTCCCCGAGATGGCCTCGCTCGACATGGGGCCGTTCAATCGCGATCGCCACATCATCACCGAGCACACCCGACACAACATCGACGCGCTGGCGACGGAGATGCAGGAGAAGGGGATCAAACCCGAGCTCGAGGCGTTCAACAACGGCCACCTGAACGAGGTCTACCGGCTGATCGAGACGGGGCTCTTAGAGGAACCCTACTACATCAACCTCATCTTCGGCTACGGCACGTTCTCGATCCCGCACCCGCGAAACGTGCTCACGCTCGTCGAGAGCCTGCCCGAGGGGGCCGAGTTCAACTTGCTCGCGGTCGGCCCCCACCAGCTCCCGCTGACGACGCTCGCGATCCTCCTCGGTGGCCACGTCCGGATCGGGATGGAGGACAACCTCTACTACGAGCGCGGCGTCAAAGCACGGAGCAACGCCCAGCTGGTCGAGCGAACCGTGCGGATCGCAGAGGGACTGGGTCGCGACCTCGCGACGCCGGAGGAGGCCCGCGAGCTGCTCGGCATGCGGTGA
- a CDS encoding polysaccharide deacetylase family protein — protein MRVGQSGSESRTIRGARAGPPPRRGNGEKGTVVLSIDAELAWGFHDLDRLPERRIHAAPDAWYTLVSLLEEYDLPATWAIVGHLFLPECDGTHADHPLSPGWFERDPGSETGRPAWFGRDLIDAVLDAKVDHEVASHSFSHVEFGHSETTREVAATEVGASIDAAADLGLSLRSFVFPRNDVGHRDVLAAYGFESYRGTRPGRWYDDVPAPRLGKLVDAALVRSPPPLVAPEPDEYGLVDVPASLCLFGFEGLVRSLVEPVGGDPVVRQAKLGIDDAVRSGGVFHLWLHPNDLVGKRERERLRRVLSYLARRRADADLTVKTMAEVAAEARP, from the coding sequence GTGAGAGTCGGGCAGTCAGGGAGCGAGAGCAGGACGATTCGCGGCGCGCGAGCCGGTCCGCCGCCACGTCGGGGAAACGGTGAGAAGGGGACGGTAGTCCTCTCGATCGACGCGGAACTGGCCTGGGGGTTTCACGACCTCGACCGCCTCCCGGAGCGCCGTATCCACGCCGCGCCCGATGCCTGGTACACGCTCGTCTCGCTGCTTGAGGAGTACGACCTGCCCGCGACCTGGGCGATCGTCGGCCACCTCTTTCTCCCCGAATGCGACGGGACGCACGCCGACCACCCGCTCTCGCCCGGCTGGTTCGAACGCGATCCGGGCTCGGAGACTGGCCGACCGGCCTGGTTCGGTCGCGACCTGATCGATGCCGTCCTCGACGCGAAGGTCGACCACGAGGTCGCCTCCCACTCCTTTTCACACGTCGAGTTCGGCCACTCCGAGACGACGCGCGAGGTCGCGGCGACGGAGGTGGGAGCGAGCATCGACGCCGCGGCCGACCTCGGACTCTCGCTCCGCTCGTTCGTCTTCCCGCGAAACGACGTCGGCCACCGCGACGTCCTCGCGGCGTACGGCTTCGAGAGCTACCGGGGGACGCGCCCCGGTCGCTGGTACGACGACGTACCGGCGCCCCGCCTCGGGAAGCTCGTCGACGCGGCGCTCGTCCGCTCGCCCCCGCCGCTGGTCGCACCCGAGCCCGACGAGTACGGTCTGGTCGACGTCCCCGCGTCGCTCTGTCTGTTCGGTTTCGAGGGGCTGGTGCGCTCGCTCGTCGAACCGGTCGGCGGCGACCCCGTCGTGCGACAGGCGAAGCTGGGCATCGACGACGCCGTCCGGTCCGGGGGCGTCTTCCACCTCTGGCTCCACCCGAACGACCTGGTCGGGAAGCGAGAGCGCGAGCGCCTCCGTCGCGTCCTCTCTTACCTCGCCCGACGGCGGGCGGACGCCGATCTGACGGTGAAGACGATGGCCGAGGTCGCGGCGGAGGCGCGACCGTAG
- a CDS encoding GNAT family N-acetyltransferase gives MAETDALSSSDPGTEEYAVRLYEPGDREAFERLYDTVFGEGSEEWFDWKYVENPAVSHVPIVIAECGGDLVAARPCVPIWMTAGDERVLAIRFGDTMVHPEHRRRGLFSRTTRWCLEYYTDVEPVFGFNHPNDASLPGYRKLGGRVVGRTPVRYRVQNPVALLDGSGDLFSRGERVARPLTRAYFGARERFAPPTSGLSVRRERSIPVETLSRLYGRAPPDGVHAERGAEFYRWRFANPQWRYTAYVAERGDEPLSAVVTGERSVGGVDLVTLVEVVPLAENHARVDAVSALFSRIVADHADADLLAYSGRAVPGVVLSRYGFHADDVAPLSFVARPTELVVYDLTGGRAPSWSVGGYGLLDPGSWALSFCERDAR, from the coding sequence ATGGCCGAAACTGACGCCCTGAGTTCGAGCGATCCCGGTACCGAGGAGTACGCCGTTCGACTCTACGAACCCGGTGACAGGGAGGCGTTCGAGCGCCTCTACGACACCGTCTTCGGCGAGGGGAGCGAGGAATGGTTCGACTGGAAGTACGTCGAAAACCCCGCGGTCTCGCACGTCCCGATCGTGATCGCGGAGTGCGGTGGCGACCTCGTCGCCGCCCGTCCGTGCGTGCCGATCTGGATGACCGCCGGCGACGAGCGCGTGCTTGCGATCCGGTTCGGCGACACGATGGTCCATCCCGAGCACAGACGAAGGGGGCTGTTCTCGCGGACGACGCGGTGGTGCCTCGAGTACTACACCGACGTCGAACCCGTCTTCGGCTTCAACCACCCGAACGACGCCTCGCTCCCGGGCTACCGGAAACTCGGCGGGCGCGTCGTCGGCCGGACGCCCGTCCGGTATCGGGTGCAGAACCCGGTCGCGCTGCTCGACGGGAGCGGCGACCTGTTCTCGCGCGGCGAGCGCGTCGCTCGACCGCTCACCAGGGCCTACTTCGGCGCGAGAGAGCGCTTCGCGCCGCCGACGTCGGGGCTCTCCGTGCGCCGCGAACGGTCGATACCGGTGGAGACGCTCTCGCGGCTCTACGGACGTGCACCCCCGGACGGGGTCCACGCCGAGCGCGGTGCCGAGTTCTACCGCTGGCGGTTTGCGAACCCGCAGTGGCGGTACACGGCCTACGTCGCCGAGCGAGGGGACGAACCCCTGTCGGCTGTCGTGACCGGCGAGCGCTCGGTCGGTGGCGTGGATCTCGTCACGCTGGTCGAGGTCGTCCCGCTCGCGGAGAACCACGCGAGGGTCGACGCCGTCTCCGCGCTGTTCTCCCGGATCGTCGCGGATCACGCCGACGCGGACCTCCTCGCGTACAGCGGTCGGGCGGTCCCGGGCGTCGTCCTCTCCCGGTACGGCTTTCACGCGGACGACGTGGCGCCGCTCTCGTTCGTGGCGCGTCCCACCGAACTCGTCGTCTACGACCTCACGGGTGGCCGGGCGCCGTCGTGGTCGGTCGGCGGGTACGGACTGCTCGATCCCGGGAGCTGGGCGCTCTCGTTCTGTGAACGGGACGCGCGGTGA